The Streptomyces rimosus genomic interval CTGGTCGCCCCGCGGCACGCCATGCACCCCGTACTCCCCTGCTTCATCGACCTGCGCTGGACCGCGAGCCCCGACGGCGCCGGCTCCGCCGACCCGCCCTCCGGCTCCGTACGCCTGGGCTTCGAGATGAAGGTCCGCGGCTGGGACAACTACCTCGGCGTCGGCACCAGCCCCCATCCGCACGGCGGGGTCGGCTTCCTCGAATACCGCACGCTCTTCAGCGAGTACGGCCGCTGGGCGGGCAGCGACGACCTGCGGCGGAGCCTGGAGCCGTACAACTTCGACGCGTTCGGCCGCAAGGGCCACGCCGGCGGCGACGTGGAACCCTTCCTCGCCGTCACCTACATGGACCTGCACGTCCTGGACCCGGCCTGCGGCATCGGTCTGCACCGGCACCGCGACAACCAGGAGGTCTTCCTGATGCTGGAGGGCGACGCGCTGATGGTGGTCGGCGACTGGGCCGACTCCGGCAGCCGGGTGCGCTCCTTCGAGGTACGGCGGCTGCCCGCCGACCATCTCGCCCTCCTCAAGGGCGGCAACCTGCACGGACTGATGAACCCGGCGGACCAGCGCGCGTCCCTCTTCATGTTCGGCGGCTACGACTGATGCCCGCCCCTCCCCTGCCCGGTGACCCCTACCGCCTCGGCGCCCACTGGGACGGCTCCGGCACCTCCTTCGCCGTGTACTCCTCGGCGGGCGCGTACGGCGGTTCCGTCGAGCTGTGCCTGCTCGACGAGGTCGGGGAACGGCGGGTCCCGATGGCCGTGGACTGCGACATCTGGCACACGTACGTGCCCGGCGCACGCCCCGGCCAGGGCTACGGCTACCGCGCGCACGGCCCGTTCGCGCCCGGCCGCGGCCTGCGCTTCGACCCGACCCGGCTGCTGCTCGACCCGTACGCGAGGGTGCTGAAACCGACGGGGACACGCACGCTCCTGCCCCTCGTCGCCGACACGGCGTACGACTGGGGCGACGACCGGCCGCCGCGCCACCCGTGGTCGCGGACGATCCTGTACGAGACGCACGTCAAGGGCATGACGGCACAGCACCCCGAAGTGCCCCCGGCCCTCCGGGGCACCTACGCGGGCCTGGCCCACCCCGCCGTGACCGAGCACCTGACCCGCCTGGGCGTCACCGCGGTCGAACTGATGCCGGTGCACCATTTCCTCTCCGAGCCCTTCCTCCTCGACCGGGACCTGGCCAACTACTGGGGCTACGCCACCATCGGCTTCTTCGCGCCGCACGCCGCGTACAGCTCGGCGGGCCACGAAGGCGGCCAGATCACCGACTTCAAGCGCATGGTGAAAGCCCTCCACTCCGCCGGGCTAGAAGTCATCCTCGACGTCGTCTACAACCACACCGCCGAGGGCCCGCCGGACGACCCGACCCTGTGCTTCCGCGGCCTGGCCAACGAGATCTACTACCGGCTGGACCCCGCCGACCCGTCCCGCTACCTCGACACCACCGGCACCCGCAACACGCTCAACGCCGGCCGCCCCGAGGTACTGCGCCTGATCATGGACTCGCTGCGCTACTGGGTCACCGAGATGCACGTGGACGGCTTCCGCTTCGACCTGGCCGCCACCCTGGCCCGCCAGTACGGCTACGTCGACCGCCTCGCCGCCTTCTTCGACCTGCTCTACCAGGACCCGGTCGTGGGCCGCGTCAAACTGATCGCCGAGCCCTGGGACGTGGGCGCGCCCGACAGCTACCAGGTGGGCCGCTTCCCGCCCGGCTGGAACGAGTGGAACGACCGCTACCGCGACACTGTGCGCGACTTCTGGCGGGGCCGCCCCGCCGTCGGCGACCTGGCGAGCCGGATCGCCGGCTCCGCCGACCTGTACGCCCCCGAACGGCGCGGCCCCGACGCCTCCATCAACTTCGCCACCTGCCACGACGGCATGACCCTGACCGACCTGGTCACCTACGCGCGCAAACACAACGAGGCCAACGGCGAGCAGAACCGGGACGGCACGGACGACAACCGCTCGGCGAACTACGGCGTCGAGGGCCCGACAAAGGACCCCGCCATCGTCTCCGTCCGCGAACGCCAGCGCCGCAACATCCTCGCGACGCTCCTCCTGTCCCAGGGCTGCACGATGCTGTACGGCGGCGACGAACTCGGCCGTACACAAGGCGGCAACAACAACGCGTACTGCCAGGACAACGCAACAAGCTGGTACGACTGGTCGACCCCCACCCCCCTCACCGACTTCGTACGCCGGGCCGTCGCCCTCCAGCGCGTGCACCCCGCCCTCCAGCGCACCACCTTCCTCACCGGCACCGGCAACCCTCCCGACATCACCTGGTACGACCGCGACGGCCAGCCGATGAGTGTGGCGCGCTGGCAGGACCCGGCCACCCGCTTCCTGGCCTTCCTCCTCGCCGGGGACCGCGCCGCGGAACCGGACACCGACGTCCTGGTGCTGCTCAACTCGGGTGCGGACGCGGTGGAGTTCCCGGTGCCGGGGCGGGCCGGGGCGGTGTACGAGGTGGTGCTGGACACCACGGCGGCGGACGGCGCACCGGCGGCTTCGGCGGCGCTGAAGGCGGGCGATGTGTGCACGGTGCCGGCGCGGACGGTGATGGTGGCCACGGCGGAGGTGCCGGGCGGTTGACGGCCCCCGTACAGTGCGTGGAGTCCCCCTCCACCGCAGGCCAGGAGGCCGAGAATGCCCGCCGCCAGACCGTTCCAGCCCCTGCCCCTCGCGGCGACCGTGCTCACCGGCACGGTCGCGCTCTACATAGCGCTCGTCGCCTTCGGCAACATCACCGACTTCGGCACCAACCAGGCGTTCGTCCAACACGTCCTGGCCATGGACACCACCTTCAAGGACCCGGACCTGATGTGGCGTGCCATCGAGTCGCCCACACTCCAGAACATCGCCTACGTCCTGATCATCGCGTGGGAGACGGCCACGGCGCTGGTGCTGATCGCGGGAACGGCACTGTGGGCACGGCAACTGCGCGGGGGCACCGGGCTTGCGGGGGCACGCCGCTGGAGCACCGTCGGACTCCTCATGATGCTGCTGCTCTTCGGGGCCGGGTTCATGGCGATCGGCGGGGAGTGGTTCGCGATGTGGCAGTCGAAGAGCTGGAACGGGTTGGATGCGGCGGCGCGGAATGTGGTGCTCGGGGGCGTTGCATTGGTGGTGGTGAATCTGCGGGGTGCGGAGGAGCGGTAGCCCCTGTACGGGGCTCGCGCACCGGATCGCCGTTCACGTCATGCCCGACGCGCCATACCGATCCACCGGTCGTCCTGGAACTCAGCGGGAATCTCGTCCTCGTCCGGATCGATCCCGCGGCTCTCCAGTTCGTCGAACCAGTTGTCGCGCTGCGATGCGGGGAGCCGATTTCCACACCACGGACAGAAACCGATTCCGACCTTGGCGCTGCCGCCGTCATGGACGATCAACCCGTACTCCCGGTACTTGGGAATGAACAAGACGAGGGCATCCGGGCAAGCGAAAGCGGAGCTGTGTTCATCGCAGGACCAGTTCACCTGGCTCTGCATCATTTCGCAGCAGTGATCAGTCATGGCTGTCATTGTCCCAGGTTGGTTCTTCGAGTGTTCCTATCGGGAGTGCGTCTCCAGCCCGCATGGACAAGCGGCCGGCTCTAGTCCTCCACGGCTTCGATGAAATACTCGTAGCCGCCCGGATGGAACGTCTCTCCTGTGAGCTCCCTCAAAGCGTCCACCTGCTCCTCGTTCAAGGGATACACATGGACGAACCTGTCGACCAGGACATCCACCAGCTCAGCGGCGGCTTGCAGACCGATGCACGTAACATCCATCTGCCGCTCCGGGAAATCAGAGTCGCTACGGTATTCGGTGACGAAGATTCTCACCTCTTCACCTTGGCATGCCGTGAACCCCATTCCACCCCCAGGGTCGCCAAAGCCGCCTCTCGAACAACCCTTCACCACTCCACGCGATACCCCGTAAGCCAGTCGTCCGCACCATCTCCCCCACGCCCCACACTGCGCGGCAGCATCACGTCGCGGACCAGCCGTCGTATCGGTCCCGGTGCCGACCGGCGGGTCATGCGTGCGCTGTGTGCCACTACCCGTTCCACTCGGGCGCGGCGCAGTTCCTCGTACGCGGCGAAGGCGCGTCGGGGTTCGTGCTGGTCGCGTAGGCACTTGGCCAGGACGATGCTGTCCTCTATGGCCATCGAGGCGCCTTGGGCGGCGTTGGGGGCTGCGGCGTGGGCCGCGTCGCCGATGATCACCATGGTGTCGGAGTACCACTGCGGGGTGACGGCCAGGTCGTAGGCGTGGGAGGCGATGATGTGCTCGCCGGTGGCGCGGACGACGGCGGCGGCCGGGGTGTGGTCGTCGGCGAGGAGGGCGAGGAGGCGCTGTCGCCACTGGTCGGCGGTGACGGCGGCCAGGTCGCGGCGGGAGCGCTCGGGGCCCGGTGCGTTGGCGAACCACCACACCTCGCCGTCCGGCGCCGCCGTACAGCCGAAGAAGGCCCGCCGGCCGTAGATCATGGTGTAGGTGTCGGGCGCGGACGGCGGTTTGATGTCGCGGGTGTAGCCGCAGACGGTGTTCTGGCCGGTGTATCGGGGGCGGGGTGCCGCCGGGTCGATCAGCTTGCGGACGACCGAGTGGATGCCGTCGGCGCCGATCATGAGGTCGCCCTCGGCGCGGCTGCCGTCGGAGAAGGAGGCCACCACGCGGCGGTCGCTGACGGTCTCGGCGGCGACGAGCCGTTTCCCGTGCCGTACGGGAATCCCGCGCCGTCGCGCCTCCTCGTGCAGCACCCGGTAGAGGGTGGCGCGGGTGAGCGTGCGCGGCCCCATCGCGGTCTCGTCAACCGTGCCTGCCAGAGGCCGCTCACCGAGCCGTTTGCCCGTGCCGCTCAGGAACTCCACCCGCTCGGCGGGGAAGGAGTTGGCCAGGACGGGCCCGTGCGCCCCGATGGCGCGCAGCGCTTCCAGCCCGTTGGCGAACACGACGAGAAACGCGCCCACATCGTCGGCCCCGCTCTCGTACGCCTCGAAAACCTCCGCCTCGACCCCCGCCTTCTGCAGAGCCATCGCGGTCACCGCTCCCGCGATCCCACCGCCGATGATCAGAGCTTTGGTCATGGCGCTCCCCAGGTGAATCGCCGTCCGGCGGCACGCGGAACCGCGCCGCCACCGTCCACGATGCCGCCGGGGCGGGGCGAAGAGCCAGACCCCGGTCGGGGGCCGGTACGGGTGGGACGCGGCTGCCCGGCAGGGGATTCGCCGGGCAGCCGCCGCGGGGCGCCGAGAGCCGTGGGCCCTCGTCACCTCACCCCGTCACATAGACATCCTCCACATACCGGCCGGCCGCCGTGAGCTCTCGCAGCCAGACCTCGGCCTCCTCCTGCGTGGCGCCGGTACGGGCCGCGTACAGCTCGCGGAAGGCGGCGCGTACGCCCGGGGCCATCCGGTTGCCGTCGCCGCAGACGTACACCCGGGCTCCGGCGTCCAGCAGCGCCCCCACTTCCTCCGCCTCGGCGGCGATGCGGTGCTGGACGTAACGGCAGCCGTCCACCGGGCGGGCGCTGAACGCGGGGCGCAGGGACACGGCCCCGGCTGCCTCGGCGGCCTGGAGTTCTTCGGCGTGCAGGTAGTCGGCTTCGAGGGCATCGCAGCCGAAGTAGAGCAGAGCAGGGGCAAGTTGGGTGGCGGCCAGGCGGTCGGCGACCGCGCCCCGGAAGGGCGCCAGGCCGGTGCCGGCCGCTACCAGGATGACCGGTGTCGGGTCGGCCGGGTCGAGGCGGAACGCCTCCCGGCAGGGCTGGACCCGGGCCAGGACCGTGTCGCCGGGCCGCAGTGTGTGCAGGTGGCCGGAGCCGGTGCCGCCGGGGAGCAGCGAGACCATCAGGTCGGCGTGGCGGGGGTCGGCGGCGGGCGAGGACGAGAGGGAGTAGTGGCGGATGCGCAGGGCCGGGAGCAGGTCGAGGAGTACCGGCCAGGGCAGCACACCGCGCAGGGCCGGGTGTTCCTCGATGAGGTCCAGGGTGGTGCGCGGGTCGTCGTCGGGGATGGCCTGGAGGGCGGCACGCTCGGGCGGACAGGGGTTGTGGTCGGCGAGCACCGCCCGTTGCGCGGCAGTCGGTCGGGCGTTCAGCTCCAGGTGGTGGGTGAGGAGCTGACGTACCGTGAGCGGGCGGTCCACGGGGAGCGTGTCCCGGCCGCCGCGACCAGCGCCCGCGCGGATGTCGAGGACCGCTTCCAGTGATACGCCCAGCACCTGCGCGGCGCGTTCGACCGCCGCCGCGCCGTTGGCGGGAAGTACGGCGAGGTGGTCGGCCGTACGGTACGTAACGCCTTCGGGGAGGGTGAGGCGCAGGAAGCGCTTGACGCGCGGGTAGCCGGGGGCGGTGAGGTCGTACGCCTCGGTGACGGTCATCGGCTGGAGGCCGTGGCGGGCGGCGAGTGCGTCCAGGGGGCCGCCGGTGACCTCGCGGACGGTGTAGGACGCGTCCGTGGCGTCGGCCGGTGTGCTCGCGCCGATGGTCGCGGGATCGCCGTAGCGTACGAGCAGTTCGGTGCGCAGGGTGGCCGTGAACGCCTTGACGGCGCCGTTCAGGTCGCCGGATGCGTCGGCCTCGCCGCGCGGGAGGAGCCGCTCGGCGCCGAGGGCGGCCAGCCGCTCGTCCAAAAGCGTGGGCACGCGCTGGTAGGTGGCGGCCCAGTTGCGGTCGCCGACGCCGAGGACGGCGTAGGGGACGCCTTCGGCCCGGGCTTCGTCGCCGGAAAGCCATTCGACGAAGCGCGCCGCGTCATCGGTCGGCTGTCCGTTGTAGGACGCGGTGACGATCACGACCGGGCGGTCCGTGGGGAGCGCGCCGGTCGCGGCGTCCAGCGGGGCCACCTCGGTGGTGAAGCCGAGGCCGGTGGCCTCGTCGGCGATGCGCTCGGCGAAGTCGCGGCAGGTGCCGTAGTTGGTGCCGTGGAGGAGGAGCAGGGCGGTGTCCTGGCGGACCCGCGTCGGCAGGCCGTCGTCCGTACCGGACTCGGTGCCGTCCGGCTCCGCGGCTCCGCCGGGCAGTACGGCGAGGGCGGCGCGCAGGCCCGCGCGGTCGGCGGGGGTGCGCCGGGCGAGGGTGAGGGTGAAGCCGTCCGGCTTGAGGGTCAGGGTTTCCTTGATGCTCAGGCGGTAGTCGCTGTGGTCGATGAGGCGGTAGCGGTGCACCAGCATGGCGAGCAGCATCGTCGCCTCGTGCAGCGCGAACTGGCGGCCGATGCAGGCCCGCTCGCCCGTACCGAAGGGCTTGTACGCGTGCGGGGAGCGGGCCGCCTCGGCCTCCGGCGCGAACCGCGTGGGGTCGAACAGCTCCGGGTTGTCGCCCCAGGCCGGGTCGCGGTGCAGCATCGGCGTGAGGACGGTGACCAGCTGGCCCGCCTTCAGTGGGATGCGGCCGCCGAGCAGGGTGTCCGTACGGGCCTGGCGGGAGAAGGCGGCGGCGGTGGGCCACAGGCGCAGCGCCTCGTTGAGGACCTGGCGGGTGTAGGGCAGTCGGCCGATGTCCTCGAAGGACGGGTCGGGGTCGGTCTGGTCGCCCCACAGCTCGTCGGCCTCGCGCTGCGCCAGGCGCAGGGCGGCCGGGTCCTTGAGCAGGTGGTACAGGGCGAAGGACAGCGCGCCGGAGGTCGTTTCGTGACCGGCGATGAGGAAGGTGATGACCTGGTTGCGGATGTTGGCGAGGTCGAGCGTGGTGCCGTCGGCGGGGTGGGTGGCGCCGAGCATCAGGCCGAGGAGGTCGTCGCCCGCCTCCTCGCCCGGGGTGCCGTCCGCACCCGTACGGGAGGCGATGACCTCGTCCACGACCGAGGCGAGGTAGTCCGCGTCGGCCCGGAAGGCAGCGTCCTCCTCGGTGTAGTCGCCGTCCGGCTCCCGGCCGAGGCGTTTCATGCTCCATTCCAGGCAACGCACCATCGCCTCGACGAAGGGGTGCATGGTCGCGCGGGAGAAGGACTCGAAGTCGAAGCCGAAGCCCGCCAGGCCGATGGTGTCGAGCGTCATCCGGGTCATGTCGTCGGGGACGTCGACGGGTGTGCCGTCGGCCGCGCGCCGGTCCCAGCTGCCGATCACCCGGCGGGCGACCTTCAGCATCGCCGGGTGGTACGTGCGCATCGAGCCGAGGGCGAAGGCCGGCATGAGGATGTCGTGCGCCTTGGCCCAGTTCGGTTCGTCGTTGTACGCGGTGAACAGGCCGTCGCCGGCGAACTCGCGGACGTTCTCCAGGGCGACCGAGACGCCCTTGGCGAAGCGGTTCTCGTCGGCCAGTTCGGTGACCAGCTCCAGGGAGGACACGAGCAGTGCCTCATGGCCGTGCAGCCGCCGCCGGTACACCGCGCCGTGCTCGCGGGCCAGGCCCATGGCCTGCTGGAGGGGGGTGTCGCTGAGGCCGGTGGCCGACAGGTCGACGACCGGCACCTCCTCGGACGGGCGCACCGCGCCGTCGACTGCTTCGAACGGGATCGTCTCGGTCATGGCTCAAGCGTGACCCGCCCCGGGTACCCTGC includes:
- the glgX gene encoding glycogen debranching protein GlgX, which gives rise to MPAPPLPGDPYRLGAHWDGSGTSFAVYSSAGAYGGSVELCLLDEVGERRVPMAVDCDIWHTYVPGARPGQGYGYRAHGPFAPGRGLRFDPTRLLLDPYARVLKPTGTRTLLPLVADTAYDWGDDRPPRHPWSRTILYETHVKGMTAQHPEVPPALRGTYAGLAHPAVTEHLTRLGVTAVELMPVHHFLSEPFLLDRDLANYWGYATIGFFAPHAAYSSAGHEGGQITDFKRMVKALHSAGLEVILDVVYNHTAEGPPDDPTLCFRGLANEIYYRLDPADPSRYLDTTGTRNTLNAGRPEVLRLIMDSLRYWVTEMHVDGFRFDLAATLARQYGYVDRLAAFFDLLYQDPVVGRVKLIAEPWDVGAPDSYQVGRFPPGWNEWNDRYRDTVRDFWRGRPAVGDLASRIAGSADLYAPERRGPDASINFATCHDGMTLTDLVTYARKHNEANGEQNRDGTDDNRSANYGVEGPTKDPAIVSVRERQRRNILATLLLSQGCTMLYGGDELGRTQGGNNNAYCQDNATSWYDWSTPTPLTDFVRRAVALQRVHPALQRTTFLTGTGNPPDITWYDRDGQPMSVARWQDPATRFLAFLLAGDRAAEPDTDVLVLLNSGADAVEFPVPGRAGAVYEVVLDTTAADGAPAASAALKAGDVCTVPARTVMVATAEVPGG
- a CDS encoding DUF2165 domain-containing protein, which gives rise to MPAARPFQPLPLAATVLTGTVALYIALVAFGNITDFGTNQAFVQHVLAMDTTFKDPDLMWRAIESPTLQNIAYVLIIAWETATALVLIAGTALWARQLRGGTGLAGARRWSTVGLLMMLLLFGAGFMAIGGEWFAMWQSKSWNGLDAAARNVVLGGVALVVVNLRGAEER
- a CDS encoding DUF6980 family protein codes for the protein MTDHCCEMMQSQVNWSCDEHSSAFACPDALVLFIPKYREYGLIVHDGGSAKVGIGFCPWCGNRLPASQRDNWFDELESRGIDPDEDEIPAEFQDDRWIGMARRA
- a CDS encoding DUF7683 domain-containing protein, coding for MRIFVTEYRSDSDFPERQMDVTCIGLQAAAELVDVLVDRFVHVYPLNEEQVDALRELTGETFHPGGYEYFIEAVED
- a CDS encoding FAD-dependent monooxygenase; this translates as MTKALIIGGGIAGAVTAMALQKAGVEAEVFEAYESGADDVGAFLVVFANGLEALRAIGAHGPVLANSFPAERVEFLSGTGKRLGERPLAGTVDETAMGPRTLTRATLYRVLHEEARRRGIPVRHGKRLVAAETVSDRRVVASFSDGSRAEGDLMIGADGIHSVVRKLIDPAAPRPRYTGQNTVCGYTRDIKPPSAPDTYTMIYGRRAFFGCTAAPDGEVWWFANAPGPERSRRDLAAVTADQWRQRLLALLADDHTPAAAVVRATGEHIIASHAYDLAVTPQWYSDTMVIIGDAAHAAAPNAAQGASMAIEDSIVLAKCLRDQHEPRRAFAAYEELRRARVERVVAHSARMTRRSAPGPIRRLVRDVMLPRSVGRGGDGADDWLTGYRVEW
- a CDS encoding cytochrome P450, giving the protein MTETIPFEAVDGAVRPSEEVPVVDLSATGLSDTPLQQAMGLAREHGAVYRRRLHGHEALLVSSLELVTELADENRFAKGVSVALENVREFAGDGLFTAYNDEPNWAKAHDILMPAFALGSMRTYHPAMLKVARRVIGSWDRRAADGTPVDVPDDMTRMTLDTIGLAGFGFDFESFSRATMHPFVEAMVRCLEWSMKRLGREPDGDYTEEDAAFRADADYLASVVDEVIASRTGADGTPGEEAGDDLLGLMLGATHPADGTTLDLANIRNQVITFLIAGHETTSGALSFALYHLLKDPAALRLAQREADELWGDQTDPDPSFEDIGRLPYTRQVLNEALRLWPTAAAFSRQARTDTLLGGRIPLKAGQLVTVLTPMLHRDPAWGDNPELFDPTRFAPEAEAARSPHAYKPFGTGERACIGRQFALHEATMLLAMLVHRYRLIDHSDYRLSIKETLTLKPDGFTLTLARRTPADRAGLRAALAVLPGGAAEPDGTESGTDDGLPTRVRQDTALLLLHGTNYGTCRDFAERIADEATGLGFTTEVAPLDAATGALPTDRPVVIVTASYNGQPTDDAARFVEWLSGDEARAEGVPYAVLGVGDRNWAATYQRVPTLLDERLAALGAERLLPRGEADASGDLNGAVKAFTATLRTELLVRYGDPATIGASTPADATDASYTVREVTGGPLDALAARHGLQPMTVTEAYDLTAPGYPRVKRFLRLTLPEGVTYRTADHLAVLPANGAAAVERAAQVLGVSLEAVLDIRAGAGRGGRDTLPVDRPLTVRQLLTHHLELNARPTAAQRAVLADHNPCPPERAALQAIPDDDPRTTLDLIEEHPALRGVLPWPVLLDLLPALRIRHYSLSSSPAADPRHADLMVSLLPGGTGSGHLHTLRPGDTVLARVQPCREAFRLDPADPTPVILVAAGTGLAPFRGAVADRLAATQLAPALLYFGCDALEADYLHAEELQAAEAAGAVSLRPAFSARPVDGCRYVQHRIAAEAEEVGALLDAGARVYVCGDGNRMAPGVRAAFRELYAARTGATQEEAEVWLRELTAAGRYVEDVYVTG